The Pseudomonas cucumis sequence CTCCGCCATTGCCCAGCAGAATTGGGTGAAACTGGCCGCACAGGGCATTCATACCCTCCTCGACCAACAAAATCTGAAACCCGACGACATTCGCGCGATTGGCAGCCACGGCCAGACCATTCGCCACGAGCCGGCGCGCGGGTTCACGGTGCAAATCGGCAACCCGGCTTTGCTCACCGAGCTGACCGGCATCACCGTCGTCAGCGATTTTCGCAGCCGCGATGTAGCCGCAGGCGGGCAAGGCGCGCCATTGGTTCCAGCCTTTCACGAAGCCCTGTTTGAAGAACGGCCTGGCAACCGCGCGGTATTGAACGTCGGCGGGTTCAGCAACCTCAGCCTGATCGAACCCGGCAAGCCTGTTGCCGGGTTTGACTGCGGCCCCGGGAATGTCCTGCTGGATGCCTGGATTCACCAGCAACGCGGCGACAACTTTGATCGTGACGGCCATTGGGCTGCCAGCGGCAAGGTCGAACCTGTTCTGTTGAACGAGCTGCTCAGTGATCCGTTCTTTGTGACCCAAGGCCCGAAAAGCACCGGCCGCGAAGTGTTCAATCTGCCATGGCTGATGCAGCATCTGTCGCAGCTACCGACCTTCGCTGCCGAAGACGTACAGGCCACGCTGCTAGAGCTGACTGCGCTGACCATTGTCGAGTCATTGCAAAGCGCCCAATCAGATACTGAGGAGCTGCTTGTCTGTGGTGGCGGCGCGCACAACGCCACGTTGATGAAGCGGTTGGCCAGCCTGTTGCCGAACGCGAAAGTCAGCAGCACCGCTGCGTATGGTGTAGACCCG is a genomic window containing:
- a CDS encoding anhydro-N-acetylmuramic acid kinase; translated protein: MALYIGVMSGTSLDGLDIALIEQTQAIKLIATHYIPMPDSLRAELLGLCASGPDEIARSAIAQQNWVKLAAQGIHTLLDQQNLKPDDIRAIGSHGQTIRHEPARGFTVQIGNPALLTELTGITVVSDFRSRDVAAGGQGAPLVPAFHEALFEERPGNRAVLNVGGFSNLSLIEPGKPVAGFDCGPGNVLLDAWIHQQRGDNFDRDGHWAASGKVEPVLLNELLSDPFFVTQGPKSTGREVFNLPWLMQHLSQLPTFAAEDVQATLLELTALTIVESLQSAQSDTEELLVCGGGAHNATLMKRLASLLPNAKVSSTAAYGVDPDWVEAMAFAWLAHCCLEGIAANRPSVTGARGLRVLGAIYPA